The following coding sequences are from one Dermacentor silvarum isolate Dsil-2018 chromosome 4, BIME_Dsil_1.4, whole genome shotgun sequence window:
- the LOC119449164 gene encoding tigger transposable element-derived protein 6-like has product MNGSDKRLLLVIGKPKKPRGFAKVLSMLVTYTHNTKVWMTGEIFRKWLTDFHKEMSAKKRKVLLLLDNCSTHHVNAHLSAVEVLFLSPNTTAKMQPMDEGVIANFKVHDHRRVIKRLLIDIRTADNAADLKVPLLKWYFSQAEPGGT; this is encoded by the coding sequence ATGAACGGCTCCGACaagcggctgctattggtcatCGGCAAGCCCAAGAAACCGCGGGGCTTCGCCAAGGTGCTGTCAATGCTtgtcacatacacacacaacacAAAGGTGTGGATGACGGGGGAGATATTTCGGAAGTGGCTGACAGACTTTCATAAGGAAATGTCCGCGAAAAAGCGCAAAGTGCTGCTCTTGCTAGACAATTGCAGCACACACCATGTTAACGCACATCTGAGCGCTGTCGAGGTACTTTTTCTGTCTCCGAACACAACCGCCAAGATGCAGCCGATGGACGAGGGAGTGATAGCAAACTTCAAAGTGCATGATCACCGCCGTGTCATCAAGCGTCTGCTCATTGACATCCGTACAGCCGACAACGCTGCCGACCTGAAGGTGCCACTATTAAAGTGGTATTTTTCGCAAGCGGAGCCCGGCGGGACATGA